The Quercus lobata isolate SW786 chromosome 4, ValleyOak3.0 Primary Assembly, whole genome shotgun sequence genome segment tgattcattttccataaaatgttAATGTTGAAACTAATGGAGATTCATTTGTAATTTGTTTCTATAATTTGACATATGATGGAATAAGGGCTATAGGTAGGTATATATAAAGGAGTAGAAGTATAAGAGGTGGAAATTGTGAATTGAAATGCAAAgaattttgtgtgtatgtgtgagagAAGAAACgtcttgaaatattgaaccaaaggaaacaaataatattcatatttttaatttaaaaagtcttgaaacaatgaaccaaatgaaacaaaatgtCAATATgtaatttgttcttatctttgatatagtacttgagaatatttcaattctctttggAAAGAATGCACCACTTGGCAAAACCTCATACTTCCCTCCATGAGGTCTTTGCTTTTAATGACCTTTCCATAATATATTTCCTTAAACTAAttcttttcaatttctattATATACCAGCAGTcctttataaatagtttttgaGTTCAGTTTACGATGATCAcatatttatattgaattggTGAGGTAatggattttgaaaaaaaggATTACTTTTGTGGTTTTGTGCCTATGTTTGACTATTTGTTATCGAGTGAATGGAACACGAATTATATCCAAAGAAGAGGATTTGGAGTTGGGAAGACAACTTAAGCTCATCAATAAACTTCCTCTTAAAAGCATTCCGATATTATGGTATTTCAGATTGATATTCATTATTCTTTATATGTTGCAATACTGTAATGTATTCTATGAGtccaaaaataaatgtgaaatgGAAAGATTATCAAACTTATAGATTTAAACATTCCATTTAGAGTTTATGTGTTCTTCTTGTTGTTATTTGATTAAGGTAACGCAACATTAAAAATCAGACAATTTCGAAAAACACTGCacaatttgttgttgttgttgttgttgttgttttttttttttttaaatctaaaaaatcatTTGTTTTTCATGGTTTAAATAGTGTTTTTTAAAATTCCCTATTTCTTTCATGCAGATTCAGAATTTTGTATGGTTCATTCGTTTTACATTAGTATGAGTAGATACTAACATTTGTAAATGTAATAACAAAGGACTAGTTAGTACAAAAAGATACACAATAAAGATATAGAATAATTCAGATAGAATAGAATGACAgaaaataatatacaaaaaaacaTTCACATCAACCTCTCTAACATTTTAGCTAAACTAACTccaaaaacttcactttttctATTTCAACAAATAGACACATGCATTAACCTCAATATTTATTTCTCTactctatttaaatattattatttctccctttaaaaataaataaatattttttccccttccCTCACCACTTTCACAGCAATATAGCacactttcaagtttcaagtttcaacaccaccaccacccagcCCACTTGCACTTGCCACCACTGTTCATCACCAATTACCCTTCCCCACCCCTTTGATAGCAACACACTTTCAACACCACCACCCAACCAAATTGCACCATTGTTCATTGCCAATTAAAATCTTAACCACTTGCACCACAATACACTACCACTAACCACCTAAACCAATAGCACCACCATTCACTATCAATCACTAACATTTACTGCCAATCACCAACattcacaaaaaacaaaatcacaaaacccaatttgataagaaaaatcataaacccAGTGGAACCCACAAATCCTAGCACTGTCGAACCAGGCCACATCCACCACAAAAgtcaaactaaaaataaataaaaaccgtTATACCTACTGTCAGAACCACCGCATCCACCCTACAAATCAAACCGTTATTAAAGTCACTCAAATACAACATGTGGTCCGTTAATGTCTGATGAAGTCTTCAACAATAGACACTAGGTACCACTAAATCGGTTTACATACAATATTTGGTGGAGTCTGTAGCAACAATGTCTAATGGAGTCTTCACAGTAAGCACAACAACCCTAATAAATCCATGCATTCCAATAAAGCTATAAagcaacaaataaacaaattttaccTTATAAGGGAGAGATCAATCTAGGACATTGAAGCTATTTTGCTGATTTTGGTTGCCGATTGGGTTGTTGTTGTGGGGGATTCATAGAAAATGAGGATTTTATAGATGGAGGGAGTGAAGGGtaattttggtatttaaaaaaaagttctcaCGTGTTCGAATGAGTCTTTGCCACATgtccatatttatttaaataaaataattcagtTCAAATCAGATGCCACATTAGCACTTTGTCAAGCCATGTAAGACAAAAATTAATGGAAACAGATAGAAGGATGAAAATTAGAATGTTTTGCAAATTTTAGGGACAAAAACAGAACTTTTGAAAGTTCAAGGACGAAAAGCGAACTTTTGTGATAatttagggacaaaaatgatattttacctttatttattttttattatttggttaggttttgatttttttgggtcctattaaaataaatttataaatatgtgatttttattggatttagggagagaaaatttgaatttaaaaaaaaaaatagttttgggaAATAATTATCAGTTTCTAATATTTTGGGAATATTTTCTCTATATTGCATTTTAAGTTCTTAAGAAAgttgcttttcattttttataacagataattttttttattaattataatgaGTATATGTGTATTAAATTTATGTTAAACTTTTTGTTAGCAActagttaaaataattattatgtcATCAAATTTTGGTCTCTCCAATTAAACCCTTGTCCAACCTTAAAACCATGAACCCATcatctttctatttcttttaatgGTTCTATTTTTAATACCATATTTTGATCAAGTgactaatctttttttcttccaataAGCTACAATAATAATTAGAATATGGTCGGTTGCTTTTATCTCAAGCATTGTTCgtgtgcatttttttattttatttttatagtgcTAATATGTTTGTATgcattaatattattaataataacagAGTGAACCCATATCCACAAAATGCTATTTATTGAAGTAAAGATTGTACTTGAGGGAAACTTAAAAGATTTGGTTGTATGTGAGAATAACTTAACAcaaaaacataatcaaatttAATGATATTAAGTATGGAAGGACAAATCAAGGTCATTGACATGAATGGTCATAGCTGAAGGAATAAATTTCCGATTTATTttgcaagaattttttttgtgtgtgtgctgaataagtactttattttattgaattactGAAAAGAACACGATTACCATCAAAAGAACTAGGCCTAGAGCCATCTCGACCCATAGCCTCAACAACATGTGGCACTAGGGAAGAGATGGAAACTAGCCCCGTCCAAATGAAAAGTGCAGCCcacaatatattttaaatgcCACAATCTCCACCAGGTCCACCAAACCCGAAGGTGTATCCCTCGAACTCACCCACATATCCATGAAAATCTATGAGATAGCAATTAGGGCTATCAATGATTGTATCGTAAGTATTTTCATGAGGTCCATCTAGTACTCCGGAACTATCTCTATACTGGATCGCTCTAAATTGACTTGTATGGCTATAATTGTCATCTGGAAATATTCCGGATCCCATGGGTGGGCTAATTCCATTTGGGAGACTAACAGCGAGCCCTCCCCAACCAACAGTTTCGGCTTcagttaaattattaaatattgcTGCTGGAAAATATccaatattaatttcatcttTTGTTATCCACCAATTGCCATCTTTCTCCTGTCGCATAAAACAACAAGAGTATATGATTAAAGTCACAAAACTCTAAGCACCTTTTTcaaactttgtttcaaaatttaatatacatAGAAtgttaatataacaaaataaaataatatgcagTTTAATTAACGATAGATTACCTTTGAAATAGAGAGTCCAATCTCAAATTGAGGACCATTAGGAATGGATACATTACTTATTGCTGACCCAAGATAAACTCTTTTGTCAACTTGCACAAAACCTGGGCAACGAATGTTGAAGCAGCCTGTCTTTTGAGCACCATCAGTCTGTAATTTTCAAAGGAGTTGTTACgtataattttcaaaagaaCTTATAGTATATAAGAATTTAATGGATTGAAAAACTAGCAAACAAGAAACAAACATACACCACAAGAAAAAAGTtagataataaattataaatgtgtGAAAACGATGGAATAGAATCATACCGTCCAATATGTAAAGAAATAAGAATACGGAGTACCCTTGTATGTACCTGGAGAAACCTGTTTGAATCAAGGagtaaaaaacattattcttaTGGAAAATCTGTTATGCTGGTCCATTTGTATTTGATTATCAATCTTCTAATAGCCGTTTCTTTACTAATTCATTTCTCTCATTTTGTACCCATGGATATTAGAACTTGAACTTTTATAACCAATATGAATGACATTTTATTCATCAAAGAAAACGACCCCTTTTTTCTTCGTTGAAAATGGCAATCGTTTATTGCAAATTCATGATTGGATAGTTATATCAATCATCAAAGATTAGGGTGTGAAATTGTGAATATCAACAAAATaagtataaatttaaattaccaTCCATCCTGTTGTGATAGAATTCAACTTTTCGTCTGTGCCTTTCATGACATACATTCTGGCATAGCTGCTTCCCTCCTTAACTACAGGATTATAGACATTGATGTTTCCTTTAACGCCAATGTAACCGTGATTTTCAGTGGTTCGCATTTTGATAACTGCATTCTGTAAAACCCAACAAATAAGATCAATTTGATGGGATCcaccattacatatttttccCCCCATTAAAAAGCTAGAACTTAGCTCTAAATTTGGCT includes the following:
- the LOC115984863 gene encoding uncharacterized protein LOC115984863, which encodes MSVYGGVDVKRAFIGESCNRIVKFSWARDFLTFGAQNSATIFSPKVNGTRIISREEELELERQLKLINKPPVKSIQTEFGHIVDCIDINKQLAFDHPLLKDHKIQERPHFSKRITKNVVLSRNRPSKIGLQQDACPSGTVPIRRTTKADLIAIRSMSNNIYPQTTKVPNTHNAVIKMRTTENHGYIGVKGNINVYNPVVKEGSSYARMYVMKGTDEKLNSITTGWMVSPGTYKGTPYSYFFTYWTTDGAQKTGCFNIRCPGFVQVDKRVYLGSAISNVSIPNGPQFEIGLSISKEKDGNWWITKDEINIGYFPAAIFNNLTEAETVGWGGLAVSLPNGISPPMGSGIFPDDNYSHTSQFRAIQYRDSSGVLDGPHENTYDTIIDSPNCYLIDFHGYVGEFEGYTFGFGGPGGDCGI